In Corynebacterium aquatimens, one genomic interval encodes:
- the zupT gene encoding zinc transporter ZupT, whose protein sequence is MIFGVEAPAFAVAFGISLFAGLSTGLGGLIVALKRHPGERFLAAALGFSAGVMIYISLMELLPSGLDELAGAGLGGSEVWGTVAFFAGIALIAVIDRVVPEDINPHEIAAESGSPASIARMRKVGLMTALAIAIHNFPEGFATFFVALADPQVAVPIAVAIAIHNIPEGVAVAVPIREATGSKSKAAWWATISGLAEPLGALVGFALLQPFIGPVALGVAFAAIAGIMVFVSVDKLLPTAIQTGRHHAAVYGLVGGMAIMALSLLLLQ, encoded by the coding sequence GTGATCTTCGGGGTGGAGGCGCCCGCGTTCGCGGTGGCTTTTGGGATCAGCCTTTTCGCAGGCTTATCGACGGGCCTTGGTGGGCTCATCGTCGCCCTCAAGCGCCATCCTGGGGAGAGGTTTTTGGCGGCGGCACTGGGGTTTTCCGCCGGGGTGATGATTTATATCTCCCTGATGGAGTTGCTTCCCTCGGGGCTAGACGAGCTCGCTGGGGCTGGGTTGGGCGGCAGCGAGGTGTGGGGGACGGTCGCGTTTTTCGCCGGGATTGCGCTGATCGCTGTGATCGACCGCGTGGTGCCTGAAGACATCAATCCGCATGAGATCGCTGCCGAATCTGGCTCACCGGCCTCCATCGCGCGCATGCGCAAGGTCGGGCTGATGACTGCTTTAGCGATTGCGATCCACAACTTCCCGGAGGGGTTCGCCACATTCTTCGTTGCTCTAGCGGACCCCCAGGTTGCGGTGCCCATCGCCGTCGCGATCGCGATTCACAATATTCCTGAAGGCGTCGCCGTTGCCGTCCCGATCCGCGAGGCCACGGGTTCCAAGTCGAAGGCCGCGTGGTGGGCGACCATTTCTGGGCTCGCGGAGCCGCTCGGCGCCCTGGTTGGGTTCGCCCTGCTTCAGCCGTTCATTGGTCCGGTAGCGCTGGGTGTCGCGTTTGCGGCGATAGCGGGGATTATGGTGTTCGTGAGCGTCGATAAGCTTCTGCCCACGGCGATTCAGACGGGCCGCCACCACGCGGCAGTCTACGGCTTGGTCGGTGGCATGGCGATAATGGCGTTAAGCCTCCTTTTGCTGCAGTAA
- a CDS encoding SDR family oxidoreductase, producing MRLTSLFSTPELPPVGGGVAVVTGATSGIGEATARMLIDENFSVIGTTRDPSNVARPIAGVTYVGLDLADPESIATCAASILEVGVPEVIVNNAGESQSGPFEELPREAIERLFQVNVIGHVDLTQRLLPAMRDAGRGRIVMVGSMLGSFPLGFRSSYVASKAAIKGFASAARRELAPFGIGISTVEPGSIATGISQRRTRYIDTDGPYAADYTRMARALDANESRGITAERVAREILKPISATRPRPHYATGSMAPVAFPLSRVVPQQVMLNVLSAKHDLLD from the coding sequence ATGCGGCTCACTTCTTTATTCTCCACCCCCGAACTCCCTCCCGTTGGCGGCGGCGTCGCTGTGGTCACCGGCGCAACGTCAGGCATCGGGGAGGCCACCGCGCGCATGCTTATCGACGAAAACTTTTCCGTCATCGGCACCACCCGTGACCCGTCGAACGTTGCGCGGCCTATCGCTGGCGTGACGTACGTGGGCCTTGATCTGGCGGACCCGGAGTCAATCGCGACGTGCGCCGCGTCCATCCTTGAGGTGGGTGTGCCTGAGGTGATCGTGAACAACGCCGGTGAATCCCAGTCGGGGCCCTTCGAAGAACTTCCGCGGGAGGCCATTGAGCGCCTTTTCCAGGTCAACGTGATCGGCCACGTCGACCTCACCCAGCGCCTATTGCCCGCGATGCGCGACGCCGGGCGCGGACGAATCGTAATGGTTGGGTCAATGCTGGGCAGTTTCCCGTTGGGGTTCCGGTCCTCTTACGTAGCGTCCAAGGCTGCGATCAAAGGCTTCGCATCCGCCGCGCGCCGGGAACTCGCGCCGTTTGGCATCGGGATCTCCACCGTCGAGCCCGGCTCCATCGCCACCGGCATCTCCCAGCGACGCACCCGATACATTGACACGGACGGGCCGTATGCCGCCGACTACACCCGGATGGCCCGTGCCCTCGACGCCAATGAGTCCCGGGGTATTACCGCCGAGCGCGTCGCCCGCGAAATCTTAAAGCCGATCAGCGCGACCCGGCCCCGCCCGCACTACGCCACCGGGTCGATGGCGCCCGTGGCCTTCCCGCTCTCGCGGGTCGTGCCGCAGCAGGTCATGCTCAACGTGTTGTCCGCCAAGCACGATCTGCTTGACTAA
- a CDS encoding HNH endonuclease signature motif containing protein — MSFTSLLATVTATGLHALADFDRDAALAAGLSSTTVNNWKSLHELYYGSSACPKQQRIARELAIEGAFSFDQLLLIERRLRAAGLHRTAKRTWKLRQKLLAAPCTYASLERAVKKLVEVKPAPPQDRISFSKSREGKRTFSVTANERDLADLEHALSENLDLAAPAGPQMLSRFISMLRDGGGFAVPVSVPRPQLLVPLEAHVKVLGDIGDDTLLGLTDGTSIPASQYLSQFFADPSYGLEVALFHPVEGPVNLFRAERHANAKQRALAKANMPVCVVPGCRQPADNCQMHHMKAWKHGGYTNVSNLVPLCRYHNQINDDDANIADTTTATGATAAAPAGAATAPAADDPHFGGRDPSARPSRRAKRKKRNPGDVVPVGAVPMWRSPKGFLVPNDAHPNYRFGAMFTLFPDLVPAPARQGAPPTRYDPELWSNG, encoded by the coding sequence ATGTCCTTTACGTCATTGCTCGCTACGGTTACGGCCACAGGTCTTCACGCCCTGGCCGATTTTGACCGTGACGCAGCGTTGGCCGCGGGTTTGAGTTCCACCACGGTGAACAATTGGAAGTCGCTGCACGAGCTGTATTACGGGTCCAGCGCGTGCCCGAAGCAACAGCGCATTGCGCGCGAGCTGGCTATTGAGGGCGCTTTTAGCTTCGACCAACTCCTCCTCATCGAGCGCCGTCTCCGCGCCGCCGGACTTCACCGCACCGCGAAGCGCACCTGGAAGCTCCGGCAGAAGCTCCTTGCGGCACCGTGCACGTACGCGTCACTGGAGCGTGCCGTGAAGAAACTCGTGGAGGTCAAGCCCGCGCCGCCACAGGATCGCATCAGCTTTTCAAAATCACGCGAGGGCAAGCGGACGTTCTCCGTCACCGCGAATGAGCGTGATCTCGCTGACCTTGAGCACGCCCTGTCCGAAAACCTCGACCTTGCCGCGCCCGCCGGACCGCAAATGCTCTCGCGTTTCATCTCCATGCTTCGCGATGGCGGGGGGTTCGCCGTCCCCGTCTCCGTCCCTAGGCCGCAGTTGCTTGTGCCACTCGAGGCCCACGTAAAAGTGCTGGGGGACATCGGGGACGACACGCTCCTCGGGCTTACCGACGGCACCTCCATCCCCGCCTCCCAATACCTCTCACAGTTCTTCGCCGATCCGTCCTACGGGCTTGAAGTCGCCCTGTTCCATCCGGTGGAAGGACCCGTGAATCTGTTCCGCGCCGAGCGCCACGCCAACGCCAAGCAACGAGCCCTCGCGAAAGCGAACATGCCCGTGTGTGTCGTCCCGGGCTGCCGCCAACCCGCGGACAATTGCCAGATGCACCACATGAAAGCCTGGAAGCACGGCGGCTACACCAACGTGAGCAACCTCGTTCCGTTGTGCCGGTACCACAACCAGATCAACGACGATGATGCCAACATCGCCGACACCACCACCGCAACCGGCGCCACCGCCGCCGCCCCCGCTGGCGCAGCCACCGCCCCCGCCGCCGACGATCCTCACTTCGGAGGCCGCGACCCCAGCGCCCGCCCTAGTCGCCGGGCCAAACGGAAGAAACGTAACCCCGGGGATGTCGTCCCGGTTGGAGCTGTCCCGATGTGGCGGTCCCCCAAGGGTTTCCTCGTACCCAATGACGCTCATCCGAATTACAGATTCGGTGCCATGTTCACCCTTTTCCCCGACCTGGTGCCCGCTCCCGCGCGACAAGGAGCCCCACCGACTAGGTACGATCCTGAACTCTGGTCCAACGGATAG
- a CDS encoding YccF domain-containing protein — protein MGLLRFVLNVIWLVTAGIWLFLSYVLAGIVACLLVVTIPFGLASFRIAGYVLWPFGREVVEVRRGGVMGGVMSGVGNVVWFLIAGLWLAIGHIITAFAQAVTIIGLPMAWANLKLIPVTCFPFGKEIVDSSDDRSRFVPVTR, from the coding sequence ATGGGTCTACTTCGATTTGTTCTCAACGTTATTTGGCTCGTCACGGCGGGCATTTGGCTGTTCCTTAGCTACGTGCTCGCGGGAATCGTTGCGTGCCTCCTTGTCGTGACGATTCCTTTCGGTCTCGCATCCTTCCGCATTGCAGGCTACGTGCTCTGGCCGTTTGGCCGCGAGGTCGTGGAAGTCCGCCGCGGCGGTGTCATGGGCGGTGTCATGAGCGGTGTGGGCAACGTCGTGTGGTTCCTCATCGCTGGGCTGTGGCTAGCAATCGGGCACATCATCACGGCGTTTGCCCAGGCGGTCACGATCATCGGTCTGCCCATGGCGTGGGCGAACCTGAAACTCATCCCGGTCACGTGCTTCCCCTTCGGTAAAGAGATTGTTGATTCTTCGGATGACCGCTCGCGGTTTGTGCCGGTTACGAGGTAG
- a CDS encoding GNAT family N-acetyltransferase has translation MSDNIEITNQEAHHRYVITIGGEDAGFANYVDVDDSRREFNHTVVYPEFRGQGVSGKLIEHALNDAREMHKKVIPSCSAVDGFITKHPEYEDLRA, from the coding sequence ATGAGTGACAACATTGAGATCACAAACCAGGAAGCGCACCATCGTTACGTCATTACGATTGGCGGAGAGGACGCCGGATTCGCCAACTACGTCGACGTCGACGATTCGCGGCGCGAGTTCAACCACACCGTTGTCTACCCGGAGTTTCGAGGGCAAGGCGTATCTGGGAAGCTCATTGAGCACGCGCTTAACGACGCCCGCGAAATGCACAAAAAAGTAATCCCCTCGTGCTCAGCCGTGGACGGTTTTATTACGAAGCACCCTGAATACGAAGACCTCCGCGCTTAA
- the epsC gene encoding serine O-acetyltransferase EpsC, with protein sequence MVNVLSMIREDLSNARAHDPAARGDVENALVYSGLHAIWMHRINHALWTRGFKGPARVLAQITRFATGIEIHPGATIGRRFFIDHGMGVVIGETTEIGDGVMIYHGVTLGGQVLTQTKRHPTIEDNVTIGAGAKVLGPITIGEGSAIGANAVVTKSIGPNCIATGVPAKCRPRKPEERKHLVDPDRYVDPRSDYYSI encoded by the coding sequence ATGGTGAACGTGCTGAGCATGATCCGTGAGGACCTTTCTAATGCCCGGGCGCACGACCCCGCCGCCCGGGGCGACGTGGAAAACGCGCTGGTGTATTCCGGGCTGCATGCTATCTGGATGCACCGCATTAACCACGCATTGTGGACCCGTGGTTTCAAGGGGCCGGCACGAGTCCTTGCTCAAATCACTCGCTTTGCGACGGGCATTGAGATCCACCCCGGCGCCACCATCGGCCGCCGCTTCTTCATCGATCACGGCATGGGCGTAGTGATCGGTGAGACCACCGAAATTGGCGATGGCGTGATGATCTACCACGGCGTCACCCTGGGCGGGCAGGTTCTCACCCAAACCAAGCGCCACCCGACGATCGAAGACAACGTGACCATCGGTGCCGGCGCCAAAGTGCTCGGCCCCATCACTATCGGCGAAGGCTCTGCGATTGGCGCCAATGCTGTCGTAACAAAGAGCATTGGGCCGAACTGCATCGCCACCGGTGTGCCCGCCAAGTGCCGCCCCCGCAAGCCCGAGGAGCGCAAGCACCTCGTCGACCCAGACCGCTACGTCGACCCCCGCTCCGACTACTACTCGATCTAA
- the cysK gene encoding cysteine synthase A, with amino-acid sequence MGNVYNNILDTIGNTPLVELHGIKEGTDAAEARILGKVEFFNPANSVKDRIGKAIVDAAEASGELKPGGTIVEATSGNTGIALALVGAARGYKVILTMPETMSVERRVILKAYGAEIILTPGAAGMKGAVEKANEIVEQNEGAVLARQFENEANPTVHYNTTGPELWNDTDGQIDILVAGVGTGGTISGAGKFLKEQNPDVKLIAVEPSASPLLSEGQAGPHKIQGMGANFIPGTLNRDIIDEVITVSNEDAVATSRALAEKDGILGGISTGANVKAALEVASRPENAGKTIATIICDFGERYISTLLYDDIRE; translated from the coding sequence ATGGGAAACGTTTACAACAACATTCTGGACACAATCGGCAACACACCCCTGGTTGAGCTGCACGGAATCAAGGAAGGCACCGACGCCGCCGAGGCGCGCATCCTGGGCAAGGTGGAGTTCTTCAACCCCGCCAACTCCGTGAAAGACCGCATTGGTAAAGCAATCGTCGACGCCGCAGAGGCATCCGGCGAACTCAAGCCTGGCGGCACCATCGTCGAGGCAACGTCCGGCAACACCGGCATCGCATTGGCACTGGTTGGCGCAGCCCGCGGCTACAAGGTCATCCTGACCATGCCGGAGACCATGTCCGTCGAACGCCGCGTGATCCTCAAGGCGTACGGCGCAGAGATCATCTTGACCCCGGGTGCCGCCGGCATGAAGGGCGCCGTGGAAAAGGCCAACGAGATCGTGGAGCAGAACGAGGGCGCCGTCCTTGCCCGCCAGTTCGAGAACGAAGCAAACCCAACCGTCCACTACAACACCACCGGCCCTGAGCTGTGGAATGACACCGACGGCCAGATCGACATCCTCGTCGCTGGCGTGGGCACCGGCGGCACCATCTCCGGCGCCGGCAAGTTCCTTAAGGAGCAGAACCCGGACGTCAAGCTCATCGCCGTTGAGCCGTCGGCCTCGCCGCTGCTGAGCGAGGGCCAGGCAGGCCCCCACAAGATCCAGGGCATGGGCGCTAACTTCATCCCGGGCACGCTGAACCGCGACATCATCGACGAGGTCATCACCGTCTCCAACGAAGACGCCGTCGCCACGTCTCGCGCACTTGCAGAGAAGGACGGCATCTTGGGCGGTATCTCCACCGGCGCCAACGTGAAGGCCGCCCTGGAGGTCGCGTCTCGCCCAGAGAACGCTGGCAAGACCATCGCGACGATCATCTGCGACTTCGGCGAGCGTTACATCTCCACGCTGCTTTACGACGACATCCGCGAGTAA